The Alnus glutinosa chromosome 3, dhAlnGlut1.1, whole genome shotgun sequence nucleotide sequence TCAggaaaatttagaagaaaataaaaatattaatgatgtATCTAATTCTATTGTTACAAATATTTATGACCAGGTCAATGGAAAAATATGGAtgcaaaattaagagatttattAGTAGAAAGGGTCCTATAAGAGACaacaatataaattttcttAAAGATGAAAACTCTATACATTTTTTTAGTACATTTTATATACGAAAATTATCAAATGGAAAGAAGCATGATAGAAAATGGCTAGTCTATTCAAAAGATTTAAatagaatattttgttttaatttgtttcaagtTGTTTAATTCAAAACCTAGTATAAGTCAACAAGCTAATGAAAGGACTAATGACCGGAAAAATTTTAGTGTTAAGTTTAAAAGTTATGAAACAGCTTATGAATATATTACTAACATGAATGCTTGGGTTGATTTATAAATGagattctcaaaaaataaaacaattgataAAAATGTCTAGGAACAAATTAACAAAGAGAAAGATCATTGGAAAGAGTATTATTGAGAATTATTGCTGTAGTAAAGAATCttggtaaaaataatttaacatttcaaggaaataatgaaaagatttatcaagaaaatgatggaaaTTTTTTAAGTCTAATTGAAATGATAGCATAATTTGATCACAATAACATATTCAGCGTATTAAAGATGGTGAAATTCATAATCATTATCTTGGACATAATATACAAAATGAATTGATACATTTGTTAGCAcctgaaattaaaaataatattattaaaaaaagagataatttcacaaaaaggtatcgaattatatgtcgttttgagataagagtGCTGAACTATAAATCATCTCAAACTGGGGTATCTAAGTTTCCAAAAGTCTCACTcaagggtactccgttaggatttgttgttaaatcctaatagagtacccaaaatatccatattttttttaggaaaaaaaaaatgctaggatctatgtgttggtcagaatttaacgaaatttgcaaaaatacccatactcgaatctttgaaaaattttataatttattttaaaaaaataaacacaaaggtattttgaaaatttttgcagGATTTAACAGCGAATCCAAAcagagtacccttaagtgagacgtttggaaacttggatacccagtttgagacgtttgctagtttagtacccttatctcaaaacggcttataattcgatacccttttgtgaagttattccttaaaaaaattaaaaatgcaaaatatttttcaattatgttTGATTGTACCCCTGAAGCAAGTCATCAAGAACAAATGTCTCTCATACTAAGATGTGTTGATATTTCaacaaatacaatcaaaatagatgaacattttatagaatttataaaaatagatgaTACTAGTAGAAAATGtacttttaatgaaattataaacGTAATTAAAAATCTTGAACTGAATATTAATGATATACGATGACAAGAATACGACAATGGGTATAAtatgaaaggaaaagaatgagGGGTGCAAAAAAGACTTCTTGATATTTATCGTAAAGCGTTTTACACATTATGTGGTTGTCATAGTCTTAACCTTGTAATAAGCGATATGGCCAATTCTTGTCCTaaagctataattttttttggaagtgtacaacatatatattttttgttttcttcatctaCAAAACGATGGAAAATTTTACAAGATAATGTGTCAGGTTTAACTTTTAAGCCTTTCTCACAAACACATTGGGAAAGTCGAATTGAAAGTGGAAAAGCTATAAAATTTCAAACCCCACAAATTAGAGATGCTTTGTTGCAATTAGCAAAAACAAGTGAAGATCTTAAAACAAAAAGTGAAGCTAATTGTTTAGCAACCTATGAGATAAAGTTTTAAATTCTTATTAAGGATGACTATTTGGTATGATATATTATTTGCCATTAATACTATTAGTAAAACTTTACAATCAAAAGACATGCATATATTGATGTTGCTATAGATCAATTAAAaggtcttattttttattttaaaaactatagAGAAAATGGGTTTACATTTGCTATGATTTCATCTAAAGAGGTTGCaactaaaatgaaaatagaacatgtatttcatgaaaaacatataATTCGTAGAAAGAAACAGTTTGATGAGATTGCCAATGACAAGACAACACAATCTGCTGAAGAATCTTTTAGAATTTATTACTTCTTTTATATGGTAGATCAAGGTATTTCTTCAATTTGGAGTAGCTTTGAACAATTTCAGatataccaaaatatttttgatttttgatttaattttaagaaattaaaatcacTAGATGATGATagtatgcaaaaaaaaaaaaaaatgttttaatctTGAAGGTTTTCTAAAACATGATATCTATTACGATATTGATGGCTTAGATTTATTTTCAGAATTAAAAGTTTTAatagaaattttacaaatagaaaaaagtgcTCAAATTGacacattaaattatataaaaatactcGATTTTTTTCCTAATGCAAGTATCGCTtatagaattttattgacaataccTGCTACAGTTGCTTTTGCAGaaagaagtttttcaaaattaaaattaataaaatcatacctaagatcaacaatgtcacaagaaaaattaaatggattagCCATATTATCCTACCTAATAAGTAATTTTACATCCCAAAAAAGCGAGAagaacaaattttaaataaaaggcaTCAGTTAAACTTCTCACCTAAGGTCTCAAAATATATCGAGCCGACGCTGGGCAGAGAACTGCTGTTCTTTGTCCGTATAGGGTGGTGGTGCATAGCCCTAGATTTAACATCAATTATCTTTAATGAAAGAGTGCAACACATACTCTCAATTTCTCAAATATTCACCTCCAAGTGCACACTTCTTAACGTAACaataaaaatcaccattagataaaataacaaatgaaaatatatttaccATACGATAgtaattttcactgtcacgtcaGGAGTGAGCACTTGAGAGAATGTGTAACATTTCTCCtaatgagaagaaaaataaacttGAGGTTTTTGTCCCAGATGTGCATCTGTTGCCAAAAGGATTTCAAAGTTCCTTGCATGTACGTTCCGCAATCCAAATGGTCTTTTTGCTGCAATCAAATATTTCGAGTATTTCTTCTTATATTCTTCTGTAACCATCTAATAGTTAGACAAACTAAAGAACAAAGAAAGGGAATGTAGCTTAAGACGTCGATCATCTGACTCATTTCTTCACACATGCAGTAGTAAAGGAAGCATCACATCATAGTTTCATCTTGTTACTTCATATCTGCTTAAAATATTTAGTAATAAATTCAACAGCGTTGGTATATATATCGAAAGGCATTGAAAAGGGAGGGGGATGGAGGATTGTAAGATCAAGCATACAAAAAGATACCAATGAGTTACGTATAAGCATTAAGGCTGGTAAGAGGAAGCTCTAAAATACTTGTATGGTATTCACAAGATAAAGCTAAGTACCCAAAGAAGCATTTTGCATATCATCGTACTACATTACCCAACAAGCTGTTTGTTGAAGGCGAACTCTGATCACTAAACCAAGGATCATGCACAGAAACAGGGGAGCTATCCTTCACCTCCTCCATTAAAGCCAGACGACCATCTGCCTTCTCTGAAACAATCGATCTTTGACTCCCTGCCCCTGCTGCTTTCACAATACCACCAAATGACTTCTCACTTCCATTACGTGGTGATGAACAAGAGGATACCGCTGAAGATGCCATGCATATATTTTCCTCAAATGTTGCCCACCCACTGCGTCTGATGTGTTCCAGCTCTTCGGCCACTTCCATCATAGAAGGCCTCATGTCACTATGAAAAGCGAGGCATCTGAATGCAAGCTCAGCAATCTTGTGAACAGAATAAAGTGTCCAAGCATCCCTATTTGGCTCAAGGAAAGGATCTACTATGTCATCTATACAACCCCTCCCAATCCTATCAATAGCAAGTGCTGCCAAATTCACCTCACTATGAGGTCGAGTGAAATCGACCACTTTCAATGCAGTTATTATCTCTACTAAAACTACCCCGAAACTGTAAACATCACTTTTATCAGAAAGATGGAAGTTTTGATGGTACTGAGGATCAACATAGCCTGGAGTCCCTTGTGGGGCAGTCGAGATGTGCGAGGATTCCGTCAAGCCAAGTCTAGAAAGACCGAAATCAGCTACCTTTGATTTGAAGCTGTGATCCAGTAATATATTGCTCGATTTGATGTCTCTGTGATAAATTGGAGGATTCATGGCAGAGTGGAGATATGCTATAGCATTAGCAGTCTCAGAAGCAATTGTGAGCCGTATTGTCCATGGGAGACCGTTGCTCCTCTCTCTTTGTAAATGCTGGGAAAGAGTTCCATTAGGCATATATTCATAGACAAGGATCTGTTCACCCTCCTCTATGCAGCAACCTAAGAGGCGAACAAGATTCGGGTGGCTCACGGAGGAGAGGAGTTTGATCTCATTGAGGACTTGGTCAATACTGTTGGTATCTCTATATTTGATCTTTTTTACGGCAACCCACTCATCATTTTGAAATTTTCCTGCATAAACCGTACCAAAGGCCCCTGTTCCCAACATTTGTTTCTCAGAGAAGCAATTGGTAGCTCTTTCTATTTCTCTGTAAGGATACAAAGGAACACTGGATGTACCAGCAGCATCATATAGGAGGCGTTTTGCACTCATTTGGCTTTTCAAACAAGAGGAACGGCGCCGAACATAGGAACAGATAAGAAACAGACCAGCCATTACTGAAGCTCCAGCAACAATCCCTAAAAACAAAAGGATGTGGATCATTTTACAACTCAAAATCTTTAGGGTATACTACACTGCACAACCCCAAAATGTATAAATCCTACCAACTATTATTCACATACGTTCAGTGTGTAAGTTAAGGTGATTTGGGATGAACCACATTGCAGTTCCAATACAATCAAGCTATTGATTTGAGCCTCCTTGGATTTACATATTTCACATTAAAGTTCGGCTGTAAGGACTCCTAAGCATTTGATAGTAAGTCTTCTGATGCTTCTTGATAGTGTAAACAATGGGAACAATTCATATCAAACGCATGGAGAGAAATCTCCAGCTAAAGTTTATCTGTCATTCTACAACTTTTCAAATGCAGACATGAATGGTATATATAATGTATCTATGTATGTAACAAAGATTGAATTAAATCAGCAATGTACACAAATAAGAATAACCATTCTGATCCCATGAATTTCCAGGGCCGTTTTCCATTTTGTTCCAAGAAGCAGAAATAGAGTATTTGGCAGGTGGGGGAAGAGGATGGGAAGTTGAGCTACTAGATGTAATTTTTTGCAAAATTAGATAGGTTTCTGCAAGAAAGAAGATTTACCTCCAATGAGAACAACAACTCTGGTCGGGCCTCCACATTTGCCAGACAGGTACCTTGAAGGATTGCAATGAGGAACTAATCACATTGCAATTAATGGAAAAAGGGATTAGCAAACAAATCAAGTTTCAAATATAGTGCGATAATTTTCAGCTTAGTTACATCAAAAGGTCATGGCATTATGGAATTATATCACTTGCAAGCCAACAATTTACATCTCTACTttgcttcttcctcttttctttatggaaagaaaaaatgaatttcATGTTTGTTAgatatttggacaaaaaaacaaaaaacttaaatATTATCTAgctatttatatatttcatttcaaaGTCTATCTTGTTACTTTATCCAAAGATTAGAAAAAACCTTAAAACAGTAAAATACATTCACAATTAGAAAGATTTCATCATGAATATTTGTTTAATGGAAGACCAGGCCcttattatttttgttcttaaCAAACCGATATTAGAATCCTGCTAATCAAAGTCATCTCTCCCTTTTGAATTTGTTGATCAAAGTCCAAACCTATCCAGCTTAGACATGTGCTTCCCCTAAAATCACTCCACAAACTGCTACAAGAAACAGACAAAAgttttgacttctaaaacatTATGCCTGGCAAGACCTAACCTAAACAAAAATAGAAGAACTTTCAACTCTGCAGGAACTATATTCGTGGAGATGCAATTCATTAAACCCTTTTCCTATCAAAACTCCCTCTTTAGAGTGTAAATTGAAGGAAAATACATGGACTTCCAgctattttttaacttttgacATGTGTTTTGGAAGACGATAAAATTATATTCTCTAATCACATGCTAACACATGTCAAAAGTTGTAAAATAGTTATACGTGTAGAATTACTCAATTTGAAAAGGCAATTGCTGATGTTTGAGTGGACTAAAAGCCAATTGCCCTATGCCAAGTCTTAGAATGGACTAAAAGCCCAAACCTTGTTAGCCCAAGGTTACTTTGGCTAGCCGGGATGCAAATGTGGGTTAAAAATCATCCACATCCGGCTATCTACTTTACCAAAAAATTTGGTAGGATGATGCAATGCTCACCAAATTTAGTAATCAAGGTTCACTCACCAAatgtaaatatatttatatattctaTCATTCTCTCCCctctcaaaattttttttttttcatacaaagaataaataaatcattgagATAGagtatttaaatggaataataaaagtgaatagctaaaataaaaattgaaatgcaGGTGCTTTAGAAAAGTGGGTagctaaaattaaaaagaaaaatgtaattttttaactaaaatggtaaGAAAATTTGCTCAACGAATGTAAATGATCTAACATGATCAGATCCTAGTCAATCCAGATCACGACCCAATTGGCTAAgacttataaatatataaaataaaataaaataaaaaaattggccaAGACTAGTAGCCATTGACCGAGTCAGTTTATCTCTAAACCTACCCGTCGATTTGTCATATACAAATCAAAGGAAAGACTTTAGGACCAATTTGCCCCCTACAAAGCTTATcttactacatgctcaatgaaGTAAACATGGTTATTTCAGTAAATTCAGCCCCAATACCCAAGTCCTACTTAAGACTTTACGACCGTGGACTTGACTACAGAGATTCAACTCGCACTCGCGCGTCTTTCTTTGATTGGCCAATCGCCATAACACCCCACCCAGTCGTTTACTTTAccttaaaaaacataaaataaaccacaaatagataaataaataaatcggCGAGTTGGCTCACCTTTCCGGCAACCCTCGGCACCGGAACCTTTGAACCCATCTCCGCGATACCCGCTATTACAGTGGCACCGGAAACCTTGTTTCCCGTCGGATTTCGTGACCTTCACACATTCCGAATCATCGGAGCATTGGCACTGCCCATCGAGCCACCACCCGAGCTCGACTCTCTGGAGCATGAGCGACACCGCCGATTTGTCCTGGCTCGAGTCGACCACGATCGACGATAACAAGAGCTGGCACTTGGTCGCGGTCACATTCTTGTAGCCCAGAAACCCCACGCGCTCCCCAAGCTTGGCTGGGAAGCAGCTGATATTGTCGCTCGGCCCATCGCAGCTCGACCAGTTGAACCGGTCTCGGACCGCGGGCACGACGCAGTCGTTTTGCTGGGTGGTACAGTTATGGAGGAGCAGATTGTTCCGCCGGGTCGGAGCGAAGTTATTGCCGAAAAGCGGTGAGATCGATTGTATCGTTCGGTTGCACATCTGCGGGAAATCCAAGAAGATGCTGTCTGAGGTTACGTTCAGGACTGGGAACTCGCCGATTCGGATTTTGGAGTTGTTGCAGTTTAGTCGTATCGGGCACGAGGCCGAGAACCCGAACGGGAACTGTACCGGTTTATTATCTCCGCATGAGGACACGCAGGGGCCCGATACTTCGGGTCTCGTTGAGTTTTCGGCTCTAGTTGGATAGACAGTGAAAATTGTGATAATAAGAGAGAGAATTACAGTTCTCATTCTGGGTTTAGGCCAAACAGAGTGATCATCACCTTTGTCTACTGCAAAAAGGTAAAGAacagaaaaatatcaaaaaatgagCTTGAGATTGAAAGTTAATAGTTGAAGAGTTTGATGAAAAACTTGTATGGATTGAGAGAAAGAGGTAGCTTGGAATTATGGGAATTGATTGAGGAAATAAAAGCTGACCCTTACGGAGCCGTTGGGACGCCATCAAACCCAATAAATGCTCTCATAGAAGAGAGGTCTCTTTTTATAGTAAATGACGAGTCTGAGCTTTTAATTCCATATTCATGGGTTTGGTCAGCTGGAAACCTCTCCATTCCCTTCAGTGCTTGTAGTAATttgctttcttcctttctttaacCCTGTGAAAGTCCATGGCTTTTGGTTCTGACTGATCAAACCTCGAGGAAGAATGACAAGCAAACCGTGTGATTTCGATGAAGAAGCTTCCTCTTTGTCACGCTTGTCCCAGTTGCCTGACATCCGTCGAATATGATGTCCATGGGACTTCTTCTGCGAGATGACGAACTTACCCTTGATTCTTGGTACAGGAATGCCCCTGTAGTGGAGTCGAATTTACCGACAAAACCCGTGGTTCGGGAACGTTGTTGAACGTTGATCGCCAGAGAGTTTTGCGTTGTGTGGACAGCATCGTACCACTGTTATTGGGTAATCTAGTTTATGATGATTGATGGGATTGGATTGGATTCTCATTATTCCCTTGACGAATTTCGGTAATTTGGCAACCAagcctttttgttttctcttttttattttttttttaaaaacaaaaacaaaaaaaataaaaagttaaatactttctaaaattattaaattaacggattaaaattaaaaagttttataaCTTGACACTCAACATTTaagaatgatatttttttacACGACTCGTGAATCAgatataaaaaattcaacataacgaattaaatttaaagaatataacccatttaattaaataaaacatactAAAAAATTTACCACATAATCAATATTCATTCTAACACAAATTACAACCCCTAGTAATAATTAGGACCCTCATCCGATTTGATGACGGTATGAAGGAGAGGTTTCAAGACTTTTGTGCCTATTACTAATTATAATAGAAGAACCCAGTGCTTTATTCTAGTGCCAGGACCAATTAAGAAATATACTTGGGTCGAAAGTCAACTGATTCTTGTTCGATGAATTTCCGGACCTCTCTCATATATGCCCGTTTATATTGACTTTCTGATTTAGATCAGCAGCACACTTTTAGAAGATAAATGCACCCCCGCACATGGAGCTTAGATGAGAAGCCACAATTCTTATTGGCTATATCGTGTTTGAATATACAAAAGAACCCCGCCCACCAAGCGTAATTCAGTGGTGCATATGTATTGATTATAGATGAAAAACACCTTTTGTAAAATGTGAATTGAACcaattatcttttttctttttttttttaaaaaaaaaaagatgtataaAATTGTGAGTAACAGATCGAAATAACacttcaaatttattattattttactctCTTGATGTGAATCAGCTTTTTAGCATTATTCTAAAATCTTTGACATTTCAATCCTAttgttaaatattaaaaatgttacTATACCACCATTCATCTGCTGATGTGATAATGTTTACCAGTTATTGATTTCTTTTAGTAAGAGTTGATTTAAATGCTGATAGACTGATGGACACTCTAATATCAATCTTATGAGTTGAGGGTGTATAGTGTAGCATTGCTTGTTGAACATATTAAACTCAATACAAGTTCCAAAAGTTTAATCAAACTGAAAATAGTAAATTCTAGAGTTAAGGTATGAATTAAGACTTTGACTGTAATATTAtgttaaaattatcattgatttcgaaaatttaagaaataattaatatttaaataacatatttcaCAAAAGTGtctttaatttgtaaaaatacatgATAATTGTAAAGTGATTAAATCCTAATATTCTATATCAATTGAATGGGTCAATGCTCAATAGCAGCTGAATAATATTTTCGGCTTTCAGACTATAAATGAAGGATAACGTAATAAATTGACCGACATTCAAATGGgatcaattttaataattttaatgcTCTAAACTTTTGATCAAATAGGGTTATTTcggtaaaaacaaaaatatttaatattaaagcCCATGTGCGAAATATGAAATGATCCcaagtttcaacatgacatactctttttctgttttttattttttattttttctcctcGTAAAATGCTCCAATGACAGacgtttcttttctttgagaaaGCTGTATTCCAATATAATTTGTAGAATAATACtagaaagattttttattttttatttttaatgtttttaaaaaattgttgtgatttttaaaattattactaaattaaaatttaataatgatttaaaacaaaattaataataattttaaaattcatatcAATTACATGAATATTTCTACTAGCATTATTCTAATGAGATGTGATCTTTTGTCATATTCATTTAGTTAGCTTTACagtttttttcctaaaaaaaaaaaagaaaaagaaaaagttgtcaCGTGAGCAAAGGTGGTCAGGAGTTGTGTCTTGTGGTtgcaatgtatcatatctctattCTAATTAAGATGTTATTTGTAAAATTCTTACACAACAATGTCCCCAAGGGGTAACTCAATCGGTTGGAGACCACGTCTCATAAaacagaggtcactagttcgaatctcacccctcttgtgtggacatgtcaaaaaaaaaaaaaaaactctgacACAATAATGTTGATATatctaatatttaaaaaaaaaaaacataaaaaaaaaactgttgtgCATCACTCTAGAGGCATGAGATGGGTCTCATACTGTTGTGAAAgagttatttttcaaaataaaaatactaatcgtatcaatattgttgtgtaatttttgTGAAAAATTGTTGGCATCAAACCTATCACATTCTAATTTGTACGTAGCTGACCAATTCCTCAACCAATTTATTgacttgttttctttgttttagaaattaatttcttgaaaaGCAATATATTGTGGTCGACATagaaattttctgttttttaaatCTGGTCCCTTCCTTATGTGACCCCACTGGCCACTGCCTTTTCCCTGTGGTCCGTCTGCCGTAGAGAATAAGGTATCACTTTCGTCTTTATGTTCCAAAACAAAGATGctaatcatatgattaacttttttaaaaatgttaataaaaacataaaatattttattgaaatagaAAACGAATTGTAGACACAAAGTTTgaattacccttttttttttttttttttttatatatatatattatgctaaATCGCTACTtactttaaaaatttaagttgattaaaaaaatatttaattaatattttaataattattaagaaagaaattaaataataatgagTTTTTAAAGTATTATTGAGGTGATGTCGTCTTTATTTAaacattattaaataaaaaaaaaaaaaaaaaaaaaaaaaaaaaaaaaagaaagaaaagaaagaagccaATGACAAACTTATGCTTtaatataatttcataaaatatgTATATCTATTTTAAGTTCAAGATAATATTCAACAATAACGTCGCCCATACAGCAGAAAAGGTTGACGGAGAGAATCCCTCAATCCCCACTACTTGTGGTAAAATTTCACGTCTCTTAATCAGTAATCGCTTATTCAGCTCTCCGATTTTATGTTCAGAACCAGATTTACCGCATTTCAATGTGTAAGGATGCAAATAGTTATAAATAGTCCCACCCAACAAGCCCAATTGTAACTTGTCTTATTTATGTCATGAGCCGGTCTGAAtggagttttgttttgtttttaattttttcagataACTTGAGACCTGATCAGACACATAAGCTCTATTAAAATCGTATTCCAGTTGTCCCCTCGAATGGAAGGTCATTCAAACAGACAATTGTAAAAAAATCCCAATATGGTCCATAACTTGAAACTTGTATGTTCCCCCTTATTTTCGGTCACTTTTTGATTGGTGGCCTTGATTTTCAAAATTCTAACACTTATGGTACAGTGTAATTTGTTAGGATGCGTttaaaattgcgatttcgtagacaataagtgtgattttaaaccaaatcacttaagaactgcatttttaaaaattgcgatttgaaaacgtaaaaaatctgctttttcaaatcgcaggtaagaaggtacctttttaaaaacgcaaaattttaaagactaaattacGATTTTATCAAACTGCATTAGGACTAGATAACGTCCATGGAAGAAGATAGATGGTGTATACCTGCTTTACAGTTATAAAcatgtcaaaaattgcaatTACGAAGTTATCCATGCAACCAAATAAGATTGACTTCAAAAGCGGGTGTTGAAGAAGGGGAATTGGTACAATGGGCGGTTGTTTTTCTGGGTGGGGATTTAATTAGGTCCATATGCGgctatatattttatattagagAACATTTATaaactaaataatttttaagctCGATCAGCTTGGCTCACTTTCTCCATTAGTTAAACTGAGCTCAAGCTCAAGCTCTTTGTATTAATTAGAATATAATCAGtagaaacttaccaaaaaataataataatataataatcatTAGAAGCTGATGTTAGAACACACAATAATATAAAGCAGTATTACTTGACCGTTGGGGAAGCAAGTGGGACGCGGGAATGACAGAAAATGACAGGCTTGGTACAGAGCTACCTACAGCTTGCACGAGAAATGTCATCCTAATccaatattaatattaaattttgtcaCCAAAGTGGAACGTTAATTTCATGGAGATATACCAAACAGCCTCCATTAAACGTTTCAAAAATAGATTTGCCTGTTGGCACGGGCATCTTGTATGCCACGCAAAGTCGTATTCTTTTGGAGTAAAATGTTTGAATCCTTTGTTGCTTTGCCTCAAGTCACTCGGAAAAGGCAAGGCATTAAAAGCATGTGTCCAAGCTCACATCTGCCTCATATTGGGTCACTTCCACGCAGCTTATGTTTGCATTTATAATGAAAGAAATGGTACACAGAGGGTTTtggagtttaatttttttttattaaattatttataaggtttaaaatttatgaaatcGCTTTAATTAATCTTTAAGGTATATGTTTCGTTATCAAATCGTTCATCCGGTCCTTCCGTACATTTACCGTTAGagtttttaatgaaaattgTGACAGGTAAATATAAGACCACgtgaaattcaataaaataatgTCATGTATTAATAAGTATCACTTTTAATGTTATGTATTAATAAgtatcactttttcttttaaaagaagaaataaaattcaaaaaatgaaaataaataaaacacataaaacattaaaaaaaaaaaaaaa carries:
- the LOC133862653 gene encoding wall-associated receptor kinase-like 14 isoform X1, which encodes MASQRLRKVDKGDDHSVWPKPRMRTVILSLIITIFTVYPTRAENSTRPEVSGPCVSSCGDNKPVQFPFGFSASCPIRLNCNNSKIRIGEFPVLNVTSDSIFLDFPQMCNRTIQSISPLFGNNFAPTRRNNLLLHNCTTQQNDCVVPAVRDRFNWSSCDGPSDNISCFPAKLGERVGFLGYKNVTATKCQLLLSSIVVDSSQDKSAVSLMLQRVELGWWLDGQCQCSDDSECVKVTKSDGKQGFRCHCNSGYRGDGFKGSGAEGCRKVPHCNPSRYLSGKCGGPTRVVVLIGGIVAGASVMAGLFLICSYVRRRSSCLKSQMSAKRLLYDAAGTSSVPLYPYREIERATNCFSEKQMLGTGAFGTVYAGKFQNDEWVAVKKIKYRDTNSIDQVLNEIKLLSSVSHPNLVRLLGCCIEEGEQILVYEYMPNGTLSQHLQRERSNGLPWTIRLTIASETANAIAYLHSAMNPPIYHRDIKSSNILLDHSFKSKVADFGLSRLGLTESSHISTAPQGTPGYVDPQYHQNFHLSDKSDVYSFGVVLVEIITALKVVDFTRPHSEVNLAALAIDRIGRGCIDDIVDPFLEPNRDAWTLYSVHKIAELAFRCLAFHSDMRPSMMEVAEELEHIRRSGWATFEENICMASSAVSSCSSPRNGSEKSFGGIVKAAGAGSQRSIVSEKADGRLALMEEVKDSSPVSVHDPWFSDQSSPSTNSLLGNVVR
- the LOC133862653 gene encoding wall-associated receptor kinase-like 14 isoform X2, with the protein product MASQRLLDKGDDHSVWPKPRMRTVILSLIITIFTVYPTRAENSTRPEVSGPCVSSCGDNKPVQFPFGFSASCPIRLNCNNSKIRIGEFPVLNVTSDSIFLDFPQMCNRTIQSISPLFGNNFAPTRRNNLLLHNCTTQQNDCVVPAVRDRFNWSSCDGPSDNISCFPAKLGERVGFLGYKNVTATKCQLLLSSIVVDSSQDKSAVSLMLQRVELGWWLDGQCQCSDDSECVKVTKSDGKQGFRCHCNSGYRGDGFKGSGAEGCRKVPHCNPSRYLSGKCGGPTRVVVLIGGIVAGASVMAGLFLICSYVRRRSSCLKSQMSAKRLLYDAAGTSSVPLYPYREIERATNCFSEKQMLGTGAFGTVYAGKFQNDEWVAVKKIKYRDTNSIDQVLNEIKLLSSVSHPNLVRLLGCCIEEGEQILVYEYMPNGTLSQHLQRERSNGLPWTIRLTIASETANAIAYLHSAMNPPIYHRDIKSSNILLDHSFKSKVADFGLSRLGLTESSHISTAPQGTPGYVDPQYHQNFHLSDKSDVYSFGVVLVEIITALKVVDFTRPHSEVNLAALAIDRIGRGCIDDIVDPFLEPNRDAWTLYSVHKIAELAFRCLAFHSDMRPSMMEVAEELEHIRRSGWATFEENICMASSAVSSCSSPRNGSEKSFGGIVKAAGAGSQRSIVSEKADGRLALMEEVKDSSPVSVHDPWFSDQSSPSTNSLLGNVVR
- the LOC133862653 gene encoding wall-associated receptor kinase-like 14 isoform X3; the protein is MRTVILSLIITIFTVYPTRAENSTRPEVSGPCVSSCGDNKPVQFPFGFSASCPIRLNCNNSKIRIGEFPVLNVTSDSIFLDFPQMCNRTIQSISPLFGNNFAPTRRNNLLLHNCTTQQNDCVVPAVRDRFNWSSCDGPSDNISCFPAKLGERVGFLGYKNVTATKCQLLLSSIVVDSSQDKSAVSLMLQRVELGWWLDGQCQCSDDSECVKVTKSDGKQGFRCHCNSGYRGDGFKGSGAEGCRKVPHCNPSRYLSGKCGGPTRVVVLIGGIVAGASVMAGLFLICSYVRRRSSCLKSQMSAKRLLYDAAGTSSVPLYPYREIERATNCFSEKQMLGTGAFGTVYAGKFQNDEWVAVKKIKYRDTNSIDQVLNEIKLLSSVSHPNLVRLLGCCIEEGEQILVYEYMPNGTLSQHLQRERSNGLPWTIRLTIASETANAIAYLHSAMNPPIYHRDIKSSNILLDHSFKSKVADFGLSRLGLTESSHISTAPQGTPGYVDPQYHQNFHLSDKSDVYSFGVVLVEIITALKVVDFTRPHSEVNLAALAIDRIGRGCIDDIVDPFLEPNRDAWTLYSVHKIAELAFRCLAFHSDMRPSMMEVAEELEHIRRSGWATFEENICMASSAVSSCSSPRNGSEKSFGGIVKAAGAGSQRSIVSEKADGRLALMEEVKDSSPVSVHDPWFSDQSSPSTNSLLGNVVR